caccaccaccaccattgtTATTAGCATAAACTCGTTTTTCGCTCGAATAACTACTCCTTCTCTTCCCACACTCACTTCCTGACATTGAAAAACTCTGAGTTCTTGAATACTTCCCACAGTAATATGCTACCATAAATGACACTACAACTAACAATGCCACCACATTCACCATCACTATTGCTACTACCCCTCCTCTACTCAACCCTTTTCGCGATTTTTCGTGGGGTTCTTCAATTGTTGCAGTGGAGGTTGTAGGCAAAGAGCTAGGGTTTGAAGGAACTATTTCCCCTGTATATGAACATTGAGGTAAATTCCCAATTCCACATAAACCCTCATTTCCATCAAAGCTATTTACACCAAAATGATTGTATAAACCATTTGGAACAGACCCATAAAGCTCATTATTAGAAAAGTTCAATTCTTTAAGATTTTGAAGAGAATTAAGGGATTTAGGGATTGTTCCAGAAAGTTCATTGTTCTGTAAACGAAGTGTGAGTAATCGGGTCAAATTCGCAATCTGAGTCGGAATTGAACCTTCTAGGTTGTTATTTGAAACGTCAAGGCGGAGGAGACGACGGAGAGAAGAAATTCCCGGCGGAATTTCACCGGAAAAATCGTTACCGGAGAGGTAAATGAGCTTAAGATTAGTACATTGGGTAATGGGTGTGAGGGTTCCATTAAGGCGATTGTTACGGAGGTCGAGAAGGCGGAGTAAAGGTAAAGAAGAGAGAGCAGTAATAGGTCCCCGGAGATTGAACGACGGGAGAATTACGGCGGAGACACGGTTGTTTATGCATTTCACACCAAGCCATTGAGCTGTGCAGGCGGTGGTGGAGTTCACCGGAAGTGTCCAATTATGAAGGAGAGTACCATGGATGTCAGTTTGTGACTGAAAGAGGAGGAGTGCGGCGGTGTCGTTACCGTCGCCGGCGGCGGTCACGGCGGAGATGAGAAGTGTGAGGAGGAGAATGGAGGAGAAAAAACGGttcatttttttgggtttaaggCATAAAGCGCGGGAAGTTAGGAAgtgaacaaaaaaaacaaagttgAATTTAAGGAACAAAAAAGAGTTGAATTTGTGTATAGTGTTTGTATATGACGATAGCGGTTAAAAATTTATTGGTactcaatatttatattaatttatttttgatcttttattttaattatcgtATTAGCTATAGTATTACGGTTTATTTTTcgactaattttcaaaatgatttttttaattatattttctctttaaaTCTGTTTCGATTTGATTTATGTGAGTCAAGCGTTTATCAAAAACAACTTCTCTATTCTCTACCAACACAAGATAAAGATGCGATTTGattacaattcacataatattaaaaatgactGATAATAAACTTTTGATTTCTCGATTACCTCACGGATAAACTTTCAAcgtcaaattaatttttttttcttatagaaCAAATCTTGTTAAACTTAAAGTTTTATGTACGAAActagtgaaataaaaaatttaagattgtgtaatttcaaattcattttgataaattacacttaatttgtgtttttttagtaaagtgataaattaagaagataatgtgtataattaatttagttacaGAGGTTATATATTCATGTATATCATATactataaaataacaaaagagtACAAAAGTAAAGTTGAATTTGTGGACAGTGTTGTAGATTAGATTGTTTGAAAATTTAGAAAGAAAACAGTACAATAAAGTTGAATTTGTGtacatttatctttttatttggtctttctatttatatatataatataagtaaGATATTATAAGACAATGTTGAGGAtgagaaaaataacaaaaatggtcccttacttattttaataattttaaaattaaatgagaagatatgattgataataGTCAAGTGATAAAAAGAGtatataaatgttataaattttacATTCATCGTTTTAACgtaataaaataactttaaattttgtatttatttctaatCGAATTGAATCTTGTCgctatgatttatttttttttaagagagGAAAAGAGAAGTTGTGTGAAATGATTAAAGATGGTGCATGAGcatatgagtttttttttgttttttttttatagaaatgaTTGAAGTTCTTTTTTCTCCACTCCCATAGCAAATGGAATCAAGTAAAGGCAAAGtgggttaaaaaaaaaagagtggaCATGAGGTGAAAgagttttcttttcctttttctagtcttttcttgttttaattATATCGGGGTCGGGAAAGAGAAATGAGGGAGAGAATTATAAAACGAGGAATTAAAACGCTTATTAATAAGACGGAAACTTAAGTAATCAATTCATTGAGCTATTAAGATCGCCTAAGTAATTTTTAGTCAGAAGTATGattctttcttttcaatatttgaatTGAATTCAGATATTCTATATAGCCTACAACTCAACAAAGAGAAAAATGCTAGGAAAATACCATAATGGTTGCCTCGATCACAACAAAACACTTGATTTTTGCTCGACACGATCATAAAGGAGACATAAAATTACATAGAGAAAAGGATGAAacgaattaatttttttattttgaaactcaaaaatgttaataaaaaaaataatgaaattctaTCTGTTTTATCACAACCAATGATGATAATCTGACTCGTCATTATagggaaaaaaatatcaatggcttaaattaaactaaatttgaatatttttcttatcaagTGAACCatgcaccttttttttttccttctcttttgaAAAGTTCTAATATTTgtcatacataaaaatattataattttgaacttaaatgagcaattttttttcttatacaaGAACCATTTTCTAGGACATTTAAGTTTTGAATAAAAGAGCGGtatacaaatttataaattttgtaaagTTTGGGAATAATTAGTCCTTTTTGTTACTTTATAGtttatataacatataatataatgcactaatataataaaagtaGTTGGTAGTTAAGGTGAAACTGACCTATCAACTTGTCAATTTGTCATTAAAAAGTCGtaaattattcataattttaatttctgtCTGGTAATATGactcaatattataaaaattatcgTTTTTGAACttataatatatcataatatttatgttatgatagtTTTTTAAAACCTATGATTTAGACGTATCATAATATTTGGGAGAGTTGTAAAAACTCGTTACTATTtatgaaggaaaaaagaaaattacaagtttgaattaatttattttaaatttagaaaaatgtcattattttttaacgaaCTTGTAAGATTTGGAGAGTTGATTCGaagacaaacaaaaaaaaaaagaggcttgttaatttaaatttattatttattttgattattattacttaaattttaatgtACCATATTGTTAAAAATTATCATTGCACATTGTAAGGGCGAAAAACTCCAACGTATGTAATAATTGATTAGGTATAATCATTTCGCtactctatttttttatttgtctttgtTGGTTATATTataatctattttattatttatcgtATCTATATAACTGTTTTACGTCACATcgtattttatttgataatttgattttcttaaattatgaatgtatgatataatataacaatataaaacaATACACTCTATTCGAAACTATATTCATCAGAAAAATACAATACGATACgataataatacaatacattaacCACCATTCAAACATTTGTGTAAATCATATATTAGATGGTGAGTCTAATCACCATAAAAGTTTCCATAATAACTTCTaactttataaactttaaaCCCTACACTTTTACTAAGGTCAATTTGGTGACATTTTAACAGAATGAAACataataattatcaataattaaccaaaattttcaaatttaattatgcaCCAAATTGAAATGATTGCAATATTTGCCATTATAATAAAACTATTTTCTCCATTATTTCTTTCCCGCCAacaataattttctaattttcctcaaaaaccattctacaaaatatttttttaagaacatcaaaaaattgaaaattaaataaatataatgttttaaataaatatttaactgGTATCCAAGGCACACAATTTGCAAATTATAACAACGGGAATTCAAGAATAATCCTAGGAAAAGTTGgttataaaaatttatactatttaataaaacattaataaatataaCGATTGATAATTTAAACATTAATAACACACATTTATACTATTTCAGGCTCGTatgtcaaaaattattttcgaaaTAGctaaacttatatatataaaatttagttATGATTCAAATAATGATCGTAAAATAGATGATATATGCACTACCCTCTCTCTCATTCATTCTCCTTTTAATATAGTATCCAGTATTTATTAATCTAACTAATTTGAATTTACGTCACAGTGAAATTCTTCATTTtctaactaaaatttaaaaattttatttacaaagtgaagaaataaataaaatttatacctTATTCATAGAAGATTCCCATAGGAAAAACACTTTGATGTAAATTAAACAATGAGATCTTAAAGAAGATATGTTGCTAATTAGATTGGTCGGATAAAGGGAAATAAAATGGATTATAACTTTAATATAAAGTTTTTTGGTAAAACTTTGACTTCTATGACTTGTTAATTacagtattttttttaaaaaaaaatcactattttaattaatattaatgaaataaagtgatatGCAACAACACCTAGCTGTATTTTAGTacctaagaaaaataaataacctATTAAAATATGTCAATGATAAAAAGATCTTTACACTATGGACGTGTGGTGgaaaacattttatatttttttaattttttttaaaaattttttatttatgtttgatgattaaaatgttctaaaaaatattcttttgaaaatattaaattacttAAGACGATGAAATTGACTTCTGttataaaaatagagaaaacaaTTATCATAATTACAAGTGATATTTCAAGTTCATTGTCTCTTCCCTACTCACCTAATAATTCTAATCTCACCTCTCGAGTCTTGACCATCACCCTCATAACTACCTCCCGTACCCCACTCCCAATCCAACTAGGGGCGGATTTATGTATGATACTGAGGCTACGACACTTAGGGATCTCAGATAAaactttatatgtatatatgtatgttaggttattagcattttaatgtTCAAGATTATTCTCTTGagcgaattggttaagagatttattgtttcaaattccttattttgaaaaaccaattcctcctattttaattcattgtgatagcaccgctgcaattggtagagttcaaaatcgttattacaacggtaaatccagatctataaggaggaaacacagtaatgtaagatcgtgtttgacaaatggtaccattaatgttgattatgtcaaatcttgtgataatcttgcagatcctcttacgaaggccttaacaagagaaaaggtctggagcacatcgagggggatgggattgaagtctacaaatccttgagtcatatatgaagaaacccaacctggggactagagatcctataaccaggttcaaagggaaaaactaatcacatgatgacttgttgtgaaaaatgcactatttttttccctccctgagtgcattgtttcctgtagtttgtgaaggttgagttgataaaactcttaatgaatatctgtagcccatatgggtggagtgttaatcttacaggagcactctcgacagatttcacctatgtgatgtgtggaagtaggtcgcttcctatgagaatggggcttattctcaaatgcactcatgaaaccgggatagcacatggccataacgtgctggctgttaaagctcatgttaacaccttgattattatgtgtgagcagtgatattttatttcccttaagcagtcatagttcaagtctgagaccactacgactctggagtaaaagttactgtttcactaagtggaggttcaatgcagagcacaccttcattatgcatagtagtcttccttcagctgatatactctcttatataaatattaaaatgagtgggggattgttaggttattagcattttaatattaatatttaacatattaaattgctttattttggagttataagaatgaacattggaatggatgacttctacatcatccattagcattggttatccatcaatgtatttcattcttaattcctccattactctttgtaacctatgtaactcccattgtatcctatgtaacctatgtaactcccattgtaacctatgtaacccctaaggccattatcttcactatttactacctccattatcttcctattcattgctaggaagacttcttgtagtataaatagtggtagtcttcatttggttttagagacacacaattcataagagaaaacaaagagtgaaagagttagtctaaaagagagttcttattagttgaagggaggtgttcttttttgtggagctttggactcaactcttgtccagagttgttgagttatactttgtgaaggctgttgtatcctggaggggacaagtcaaagaggactactgctggaccggtgaaaacatttgctgcagtgggcttgaatctccttaaagagagcgagatatccgcgcctcagcctgaagatattaatttcttcattttcttttcaattgtaatcttgcaattttattatcttgtaaatttttcactaacaatgtatacgtataaaaaaaaatagagtataTACTAACTTTGAATCTTGCGTTTGACTTCAActcttttttattgttttatattgtcTTTTTCATTAATTCTTCTTTACTTCTATTCTTtgttaattcaaaaattaattttattaattttctttaagtATACTTACATGTCAATCCCTCTGATTATATGGGAAAAAAAGTTCTTGTCAAAATAATGGTTCCCATTGGTTTTGATATTGCTTTGGGCTTGTTTGGTAAATTGAAAACAGCCCAAACTTCTTTTGGAAAACAATTGGATTAGTTCATGTAGTAAGACCCATAAGTTTTCAAGTAATTATAAGTGAGAATTTTACACAAATCTCATGGTATTAAGAGCTGATTACAGTTTATCcatattcttttataaattataaaaaaaaattaattttggtgGAATTCGGATGCACCTCAAAATATTCTGATATATCGCTCTCAGTTTCAAATACATTGTTCAACGTCTCGAAACATCACATTTTGGTTTTGTATACATCAATACTCAATGTCCCGAGACATATCGTTCTAACTGATACATCGCGTAAAGTGATTATCCAAGAATAGACGAGAGTatagatttttgtaattttttaaatggtAGAGAAttttacataaatctcatggTGTTAAGAGCTAATTACATTTATCCTGTTCttttaaaatgacaaaagtTCCTTAAATTTGGTGAAGTCCTGATACATCCCAAAACGTCGCGACATCTCGGTTTTGAGGTTCAACATCTCGAAATATCACATTTTGATTTCGTATACATCACTCAACATCCCGATACATCTCGTAAAGTGATATATCCAACTGATATATCACGTAAAGTGATGTATCCAAGAATAGAAGAGAGTagggattttaattttttcaaatggtGGAGACTTTTAGataatgtgataaaataagttctttgtatttagataatttttccaaaaacaCAAGTTGGTTAGTTCATGTAATAAGGCCCATAAGTTTTCAAATAATAACTAACTGAAAAATGGGAAACTTACCCAAATCTCATTAGTTTAGGAGCTAATTACTTAGATACACTCTTGCTTGCTATATTACGATCATATTTTGGTGCCTTAAGATGTATCTCTGATACATGAGGTAAAATTTAAGTGTAATTTATTCAAGATACATTGTATTCAAGTGAATTCGCATGTAtatgaaatacataataaatctcgctcgcctctctcacaTCTCTCTCATTACTCTCCCATTTATTTGGTATCCTAGATACATGCAATTTACACTAGATGCCtatagatacatgtatctagagtgattcacatgtatttggAATACATACGAATCTCATTAGCCTCCCTCCCTAATTTTGCTCGTCTCTCTccctatttttgttatttttgtgtatttggtagcaaaaatacatgtatctaagtgtaacatatatagaaaactcttaattaatgataagatgtgtaatattttaaattataagtaATAATAGTATATTTGATAATGAACTAtgtctaattatttaatttttccatGAAAAAATGGCAAAGCCTACTAAGCATATATAACTTGAATTTCATTCTTGAGAATGATGTATAAACTAATTGGATCCTGATTCGTGAGtatcacaatataataattctctgctaattatttttatataattaaattaaatgattaagGTAATTGATTGGtaaaatcaaattcacaaaatttGATGACATGTATACTTCAAAAGATGTTTGACAATTTAAGTTGGGATGAGATGATTaagatttgttattttagtaaTAATTCGTACAAAGCctgttattttctttgtatCAGACCCAAATTCAGATGTGTATATCCAAATACAAAGCTTACTCAGTGTATATAAATagaattttattcaaataacaCCTATTTTTAGACATAAAAATTACACTATGTTTGCCCTGTTCACTAGTGCTCTTGTGGTAGGAACATTATAATATTTCTTAGTACAAACATCCTGTGGGGACGGCTCGatgtttttaaaaatgagaCATTCGTCTTAAGCTTTCAAATTTGAGGGCCCcgtttttttgttttagtaataatagaattattataaattatgttttgtGTTTCTTTTAGGTCAATTTGAAACATTAAAgaatgtttcttttctttttgtcaaTATTTAGTTTAACTTcatatgacatgtttaagatcacaagattgaaaaaaaatattacatatttataatatatatatatatatgaccatAGAAAAATAAAGCgttttcattaaaaaaagaaataactttcgatttcaaaaataaaataaaaacaaaaactaggTCATTAATTAACTTGATCCTCACTGAACCACTCgcatataatatatacatttgATTTATCGAAAAGATCAATAAGATGAAAACATAATTTTACTATGTATGAAGTTTTATGTAAACAAATAGAACTGTAAAACTCAAAAACTAATTGATTGCTCATAAGTTGAAAACTACGACATGTTATAATGGGAGATTGTGTTTATGTTTTTGAGATGAGACGATCTTGGAAAAGGAACATCTCCATGGATGGAAGGAGAATGATTTGTTTGTTGATTTCTTTGCTTTTAATATGTCGTGTCTTCGTGGCTTGGTCATTCTGCTAACCATGGAGAAgtaatacaaaaatacatttcTAACCTAGAGTAGTCCCGTGtgttagaaaaataaaacaatcaacTTTCCGAGTTCTTACCAATGATTATTAGATCTCTTATTGAGCTCACAAAAGACATAGGTTGAGAAAAAACGTTATGCTCAATCACTAACTTCACAagactattattattgttgatgatttattcATGTACGTAACTTTCTAACTTAATAAGACTATTAAGTAGCGGGTAGATAATGTTACCTCATTTGTTGTTTCTTGTTGGCATGCACCAAGAAACCGTAGTTGAAACAATATCCTAAGTTGAATGTCTGCATCATTTGTATCTCTAGCCCAATCCGCGTCACTAAATTCATTTAACACGAAGTTATTATTTCTTCAATACATAAAACCATAATCTAATGAACTCTTTAGAgaaacaatttcaacaaaataagCGATCTCCAGTCTTGTGGTAGACTATGTTAAAGTTTTCCATTCGTGGAACAAATATATGTAGTTCTAACTTTCTAATTTAGTTGACCACTTTACTTATGCTAAATTCTAACAAATGACTGACaaattcattcataacatataatACTACAACAATAATTCTATAATCGAACTACACGAAGCAACAAACAGTAACATAAATCAAAGAATAAGAAACCACAAGAGTAGTACCACGTCTACTAGTTAGGTAATTAAACAAGACAATACGCTCCTACTTAATTACTAGTATACGTGCATTCTCTCATACTAAGCTTCTACCCTAATTTATACCCTCCACGCCTTTCTATCTAACGTCATGTCCTTGGTAAGATGCAACTACGTTATGTTCTCTCTAATCACCTCTCTTCATTGTCCAATGATTCTTCGACCTACCTCTACCTCTCCTGAATCCATAAATTTCACTTTCAACATTAAGATTCTTTTAGTTTACAGCCAAAAAATCAAGTTCATATAAACACAAATCATTTCCAAGggtaataatattttcttccCCCTTAATTGTTATCTTGTACTTTGTatgataaacatatatattttcagTCAACctcaaaacaaaaattgatcATCTTGTCCCCACAAAAGGACCACATCTTCAAATGTATATGACATATGATAAAATTCAATTGGATTGCCATGATGTATACAACTTGTATCACtccaaaaatatgtaaaaaaatttcaaatatgagGACCACCTCTATATTATATATTCCATTTAGTACATCTCAAAAGATAAGTTAAATTCTGCTGAATGCAAAAAACATAGAATGTGTGTTATGTTATCCCTCTCTGActctattataatattttaatgtcGTAGTTTTACGTTATCGAGAATACATGACTCTAGATAAGAAGGAGTGAAGGTCGAGGATTATGGTATATAGAATGTCAGTAGGGATAGAGTGTTGTCTTGCATTGCTTTTGTTATCTATAgcatatgttatgtattgtgtTTTGATTATTACGCTATTTTGAGGgtatttattgtttttgttcTATAAGCTCTATACTGCTTTTCGTAATAACtgttatacttttttttttacttgagtTTGATCCACTTATGAATCAAGGGAAACAATCTCTGTACCTTCACGAGATAGTGTTAAGACCTGCATACATTTCGTAAAATTTcactgaatatgttattgttgttttagttCCGTGATAAATAAGAAAGTAGGCAGGCTGGACCATTAAGTTCAAAATAATTTCACTTCAACAAAGATCCCTTTAGTTTATATCTAAAACATTAGAGCACTAAAAAACATAACGATATATTAAAATGTAGCATAGTCTTACATTACACATTTCTTCCCATTAAATTTATATCGTCTATCAAATGCAgtataaattatatgaaatcatattttcaaTTAACCTCAAGAGATAAATCAATCTTAGCCCCGCAtccaaataaaacaaattaatacaATCAGATCTCTTTATAAACAGTAATTTTGTATAACCTTAATTCGCGATctcacatttttttatattattgatgaCTCATTACTTTAATGAACAaaagaatattatataaattcaaattaaccATAAAGCACCTAttttatctatcatttcatttgtttttcGAAAAAGGgcttaaaatacccttaaagtattgaaaatagtataaaattatcctccatccacctattggctccaaagtacccttcccacccacctattggcttcaaaatacccttgtcatccacttttgatttcaaaattgacctcttatttaacggttttaaatttaaactatttatatattttttttaaaatatgtgacaCTCTACTAttgtttataatttaacttattagtataatttataaatcgaTCCACTACCCActtattactaattaaatcccaCCAAATTATCAAACCCGTCACATTACTAATGCAAGAACAGGGCTACTGTcaatgagtgtttttaaaaatttgagggaAAATATCTATAggagtaaattatcatacattcaagtgtctaaataaaaattaccgataaaagTCTAattatgttcatcttaattattctttcatctcaattatgtgatgttacttcatagataacttttttaaaaataatatattaaaggttttaaacaaatcataaatattcataaaattatatttaaaaaagtgcatgaattaattcgggatgtactacttctttacctttaatcataaatttcgaattcaaagTTGAAAGAGAAttctattgaaagtgtcctcctaaataagcggctcaacttAAATTTAACTGGGGCTtagattcggactcgaataattttggatgtcattttcaggactCTATAATCTtgtcgtgttttagtagtgtttatgaagATTCTGatattataatttgtttattaattgggtggggtttagttagtaatgagtgggtagtgggttggtttaaaaattatttaataaattaaattataagagCGCcaagtatattaaaaaatatttaaacaatttaatttttaaatcgttaaataagtggtcaattttgaacccaaaaggtggatgacaaggatattttggagccaataggtggatgagaaggacATTTTGGATCAATacgtggatgaagggtaattttgtaccatttccaatactttaaagatattttaggcccttttccatttgttttttaatttcaaaattttattatataaaatgagtttaatttATGTTAGAACTTTTAAAGGTTTACTTTATGTAAAAGAGTAATAGATATTTCAAAGTTTCATAAACTCtagaaatatttataaagatCAAGATATAATCA
The nucleotide sequence above comes from Solanum pennellii chromosome 9, SPENNV200. Encoded proteins:
- the LOC107029143 gene encoding leucine-rich repeat receptor-like protein kinase PXC1 translates to NTIHKFNSFLFLKFNFVFFVHFLTSRALCLKPKKMNRFFSSILLLTLLISAVTAAGDGNDTAALLLFQSQTDIHGTLLHNWTLPVNSTTACTAQWLGVKCINNRVSAVILPSFNLRGPITALSSLPLLRLLDLRNNRLNGTLTPITQCTNLKLIYLSGNDFSGEIPPGISSLRRLLRLDVSNNNLEGSIPTQIANLTRLLTLRLQNNELSGTIPKSLNSLQNLKELNFSNNELYGSVPNGLYNHFGVNSFDGNEGLCGIGNLPQCSYTGEIVPSNPSSLPTTSTATIEEPHEKSRKGLSRGGVVAIVMVNVVALLVVVSFMVAYYCGKYSRTQSFSMSGSECGKRRSSYSSEKRVYANNNGGGGGGDSDGTTATDRSKLVFFDRRKPFELEELLRASAEMLGKGCLGTVYKAVLDDGITVAVKRLKDANPCPRKEFEQYMDVIGKLKHPNMVKLRAYYYAKEEKLLVYDYLPNGSLHSLLHGHRGPGRIPLDWTTRISLVLGAARGLAHIHEEYADSRIPHGNVKSSNVLLDKNGVACISDFGLSLLLNPVHAIARLGGYKAPEQSEIKRLSQKSDVYSFGVLLLEVLTGKAPSEYPSPTRPRNEEEELPVDLPKWVRSVVRDEWTAEVFDQELLRYKNIEEELVSMLHVAMACVVPLPEKRPTMVEVVKLIEEIRVEQSPLGEDYDESRNSLSPSLATTEDGLPGY